From Loxodonta africana isolate mLoxAfr1 chromosome 2, mLoxAfr1.hap2, whole genome shotgun sequence, the proteins below share one genomic window:
- the LOC100656652 gene encoding protocadherin gamma-A8 isoform X1: MAARQKGADYRGFVLLSILLGTLWEAWAGQIRYSVPEETDKGSFVGNIAKDLGLEPRELAERGVRVVSRGRTQLFALNPRSGSLVTAGRIDREELCAHSARCLVSFNILMEDKMNLYPIEVEIMDVNDNAPRFLTEEMNVKIMENTAPGVRFPLNEARDPDVGTNSLQSYQLSPNHHFSLDVQTGDDGTKYPELVLERALDREEEAIHHLLLTASDGGNPLRSGIARIQVTVMDVNDHAPVFSLPQYRVTTPENVPVGTTLLTVNAVDLDDGFNGEVTYSFQKITQKILQIFQLNSLTGELSTLKGLDYEDSSFYEMEVQAQDGPGSLTRTKVLITILDVNDNAPEVTVTSLTSSVPEDTPPGTVIALFYLQDRDSGKNGEVTCAIPENLPFKLERSIDNYYRLVTMKNLDRERLSVYNITVKATDGGTPPLSSETHISIHVADTNDNPPTFSHTSYSVFVPENNPKGASIFSVTAHDPDSEENAQVIYSLAEDTIQGAPVSSYASINSDTGVLYALRSFDYEQFQNLQLMVTACDSGDPPLSSNVSLSLFILDKNDNAPEILYPTFPTDGSTGMELTPRSAEPGYLVTKVVAVDRDSGQNAWLTYRLLKASEPGLFAVGVHTGEVRTARALQDRDALKQSLVVAVQDHGQPPLSSTVTLTVAVADSIPEVLADLSSLESPTDPDDSGLTLYLVVAVAAVSCVFLAFVIVLLALRLRRWHVSRLLQASGVGLADVTASHFVGLDGVQAFLQTYSHEVSLTADSRKSHLIFPQPNYADTLLSQESCEKNEPLLTTTDFHKCKDETPDTQDENLEVKINEITAPGTRYPLPEALDADVGVNSLQSYQLSPDPHFSLDLQTGDDGTINPELVLERSLDREEEAAHHLVLTASDGGDPRRSSTVRILVTVLDTNDNAPVFAQPVYRVKVPENVPPGTHLLTVIATDPDEGANGKVTYKFRKINEKQSPLFQLNENTGEITTANSLDYEDCLSYEMEIQAEDVGALLGRTRVLISVEDVNDNRPEVIITSLFSPVLENSLPGTVIAFLNVHDRDSGKNGQVVCYTPDNLPFKLEKSIDNYYRLLTWKYLDREEVSMYNISVMASDLGAPPLSTEIHIALHVADTNDNPPAFPHASYSAYIPENNPRGASIFSVTAQDPDSEENARVTYSLTEGTLQGAPLSSYISINSDTGVLYALQSFDYEQIRDLQLQVTASDSGDPPLSSNVSLSLFVLDQNDNAPKILYPAFPTDGSTGVELAPRSAEPGYLVTKVVAVDRDSGQNAWLSYRLLKASEPGLFAVGVHTGEVRTARALQDRDALKQSLVVAVQDHGQPPLSATVTLTVAVANSIPDILADLSTLESPANPDDSGLTLYLVVAVAAVSCVFLAFVIVLFALKLRRWHRSRLFQAAGGRLAGVPASHFVGIDGVQAFLQTYSHEVSLTADSGKSHVIFPQPNYADTLISQESCEKNDPFLTSIDFHECKDEGACVQQAPPNTDWRFSQAQRPGTSGSQNGDETGTWPNNQFDTEMLQAMILASASEAADGSSTLGGGAGTMGLSARYGPQFTLQHVPDYRQNVYIPGSNATLTNAAGKRDGKAPAGGNGNKKKSGKKEKK, translated from the exons ATGGCGGCTCGGCAGAAGGGCGCGGACTACAGAGGATTCGTCCTGCTCTCCATTCTCCTGGGGACCTTGTGGGAAGCCTGGGCAGGACAGATTCGCTATTCCGTGCCtgaggagacagacaaagggtCTTTTGTGGGGAACATCGCCAAGGACCTGGGGCTGGAGCCCCGGGAGCTGGCGGAGCGCGGAGTCCGCGTCGTCTCCAGAGGTAGGACGCAGCTTTTCGCTCTGAACCCGCGAAGCGGCAGCCTGGTCACCGCAGGCAGGATAGACCGGGAGGAGCTCTGCGCTCACAGCGCGCGGTGTCTGGTGAGTTTTAACATCCTAATGGAAGATAAAATGAATCTTTATCCTATTGAAGTGGAGATAATGGATGTTAATGACAACGCTCCTAGATTCCTGACGGAAGAAATGAACGTAAAAATAATGGAGAATACAGCTCCTGGGGTGCGCTTTCCGTTAAACGAGGCTAGAGATCCAGATGTGGGCACTAACTCCCTCCAGAGCTACCAGCTCAGTCCCAATCACCACTTCTCCCTGGATGTGCAAACTGGCGATGATGGAACCAAGTATCCGGAACTGGTACTGGAGCGGGCTTTGGACCGGGAGGAAGAGGCGATTCACCATCTTCTCCTCACGGCCTCTGACGGAGGCAACCCACTCAGATCCGGCATCGCGCGTATCCAAGTGACAGTGATGGATGTGAATGACCACGCACCAGTGTTCTCTCTGCCCCAGTACCGAGTGACTACCCCCGAGAACGTACCTGTGGGCACAACACTGCTCACGGTAAATGCTGTAGACCTGGATGATGGATTCAATGGGGAAGTGACATATTCTTTTcagaaaataactcaaaaaatTCTACAAATATTCCAACTGAACTCCCTTACAGGAGAATTATCAACTTTAAAAGGCCTAGATTACGAAGACTCTAGCTTCTATGAAATGGAAGTTCAGGCTCAGGATGGTCCTGGTAGTCTGACAAGGACAAAAGTATTGATCACAATTTTAGATGTGAATGACAATGCTCCGGAAGTGACTGTAACGTCTCTAACCAGTTCAGTCCCTGAAGACACACCTCCTGGGACAGTAATTGCTCTTTTCTACCTACAAGACCGAGATTCTGGGAAGAACGGTGAGGTGACCTGCGCCATTCCAGAAAATCTGCCTTTTAAATTAGAAAGATCAATAGACAATTATTATAGATTGGTGACAATGAAAAACTTGGACCGGGAAAGACTTTCTGTCTATAACATCACAGTGAAAGCCACAGATGGTGGCACCCCTCCCCTGTCTTCGGAAACTCACATCTCTATACACGTGGCAGACACCAATGACAACCCGCCCACCTTCTCCCACACATCCTACTCAGTCTTTGTCCCTGAGAACAACCCCAAAGGAGCCTCCATCTTCTCGGTGACTGCCCATGACCCTGATAGCGAGGAGAATGCCCAGGTTATTTACTCCCTGGCTGAAGATACCATACAGGGGGCTCCCGTGTCCTCCTATGCCTCTATCAACTCTGACACTGGCGTCCTGTATGCACTGCGCTCCTTTGACTATGAGCAGTTTCAAAACCTGCAACTTATGGTGACTGCCTGTGACAGCGGTGACCCGCCACTCAGCAGCAACGTTTCGCTGAGCCTGTTCATTCTGGACAAGAACGACAATGCACCAGAGATCCTGTACCCCACCTTCCCCACTGATGGTTCCACGGGCATGGAGCTGACTCCCCGCTCTGCAGAGCCCGGCTACCTCGTGACCAAGGTAGTGGCGGTGGATCGCGACTCAGGACAGAACGCCTGGCTGACCTACCGCCTGCTCAAGGCTAGTGAGCCAGGACTGTTCGCGGTGGGGGTGCACACGGGCGAGGTGCGCACAGCGCGGGCCCTACAAGACAGAGATGCGCTCAAGCAGAGCCTCGTGGTGGCCGTCCAGGACCACGGACAGCCCCCTCTCTCCTCTACCGTCACGCTCACCGTGGCGGTGGCCGACAGCATTCCCGAAGTCTTGGCCGACCTGAGCAGTTTAGAATCTCCCACTGACCCAGACGACTCTGGCCTCACACTGTAcctggtggtggcggtggccgcGGTCTCCTGTGTTTTCCTCGCTTTTGTCATTGTGCTGCTGGCCCTCAGGCTGAGGCGCTGGCACGTGTCCCGCCTGCTGCAGGCTTCCGGGGTCGGGTTGGCCGATGTGACCGCCTCGCACTTTGTGGGCTTGGATGGGGTGCAGGCTTTTCTGCAGACCTATTCCCACGAGGTCTCCCTCACCGCGGACTCGCGGAAGAGTCACCTGATCTTCCCCCAGCCCAACTACGCTGATACGCTCCTCAGCCAGGAGAGCTGTGAGAAAAACGAGCCTTTGTTAACAACCACGGATTTTCATAAGTGTAAAGATGAAACACCAGATACTCAG GATGAAAATCTGGAAGTCAAAATTAACGAAATCACTGCGCCTGGAACGCGTTATCCACTCCCAGAAGCCTTAGATGCGGACGTGGGCGTCAACTCCCTCCAGAGCTACCAGCTCAGCCCTGATCCCCACTTCTCCCTGGACTTGCAAACTGGAGACGATGGAACTATAAACCCAGAGCTGGTGCTGGAGCGCTCTCTGGACCGCGAGGAAGAGGCTGCTCACCACCTGGTCCTCACCGCCTCCGATGGCGGCGACCCTCGTCGCTCCAGCACGGTGCGCATCCTTGTGACAGTGCTGGATACAAACGACAATGCCCCAGTTTTTGCTCAACCAGTTTACCGAGTGAAAGTCCCAGAAAACGTGCCCCCTGGCACTCACCTGCTCACTGTAATAGCTACCGACCCGGACGAGGGAGCCAATGGAAAAGTGACATACAAATTCCGGAAAATCAATGAAAAACAATCTCCTTTATTCCAACTTAATGAAAATACTGGggaaataacaacagcaaatagCCTAGACTATGAAGATTGTTTATCTTATGAAATGGAAATACAAGCTGAAGATGTAGGGGCACTTTTGGGGAGGACCAGAGTGCTCATTTCGGTGGAAGATGTAAACGACAATAGACCTGAAGTGATCATTACATCTTTGTTTAGCCCAGTCTTGGAAAATTCTCTTCCTGGGACAGTAATTGCCTTCTTGAATGTGCATGACCGGGACTCGGGAAAGAATGGTCAAGTTGTCTGTTACACACCTGATAATTTGCCTTTTAAATTAGAAAAGTCAATAGATAATTATTATAGATTGCTGACATGGAAATATTTGGATCGAGAAGAAGTCTCTATGTACAATATTTCGGTGATGGCCTCAGACCTAGGAGCTCCACCTTTGTCCACTGAAATTCACATCGCCTTGCACGTGGCAGATACCAACGACAATCCCCCGGCTTTCCCTCACGCCTCCTATTCAGCCTATATCCCAGAAAACAATCCCAGAGGCGCCTCCATCTTCTCGGTAACTGCACAAGACCCAGACAGTGAGGAGAACGCCCGGGTCACTTACTCCTTGACTGAAGGCACCCTCCAGGGAGCGCCGCTCTCCTCCTACATCTCCATCAACTCAGATACTGGTGTCCTCTACGCACTCCAATCCTTTGACTATGAGCAGATACGAGACTTGCAGCTACAGGTGACTGCCAGCGACAGTGGGGACCCACCACTCAGCAGCAACGTGTCGCTGAGCCTGTTCGTGCTGGACCAGAACGACAATGCCCCCAAGATCCTGTACCCTGCTTTTCCCACTGATGGCTCTACTGGAGTAGAGCTGGCTCCCCGCTCTGCGGAGCCCGGCTACCTAGTGACCAAAGTGGTGGCGGTGGACCGAGACTCAGGACAGAACGCTTGGCTGTCCTACCGCCTGCTCAAGGCCAGCGAGCCAGGGCTTTTCGCGGTGGGGGTGCACACAGGTGAGGTGCGCACAGCGCGGGCCCTGCAAGACAGAGATGCGCTCAAGCAGAGCCTCGTGGTGGCCGTCCAGGACCACGGACAGCCACCCCTCTCCGCCACCGTCACGCTCACCGTGGCGGTGGCCAACAGCATCCCTGACATCCTGGCTGATCTGAGCACCCTCGAATCTCCCGCCAACCCAGACGACTCTGGCCTCACGCTGTACCTGGTAGTGGCTGTGGCTGCAGTCTCCTGCGTCTTCCTCGCCTTTGTCATAGTGCTGTTTGCGCTCAAGCTGCGACGCTGGCACAGGTCTCGCCTGTTCCAGGCTGCCGGAGGCAGGTTGGCAGGTGTGCCCGCATCTCACTTTGTGGGCATCGATGGGGTACAGGCTTTCCTGCAGACCTATTCCCACGAGGTTTCCCTCACTGCAGACTCCGGGAAGAGCCATGTTATCTTTCCTCAGCCCAATTATGCGGACACGCTCATCAGCCAAGAGAGCTGTGAGAAAAACGATCCCTTCTTAACATCCATAGATTTTCATGAATGTAAGGATGAAGGCGCATGTGTTCAG
- the LOC100656652 gene encoding protocadherin gamma-B5 isoform X20 → MGSGAGEWGWVERRRVLFPFLLSLFCLALSEQIRYRIPEEMPKGSVVGNLAKDLGLSVHELPTRKLRVSSEKPYFTVSTESGELLVSSRLDREQICGKKPACVLEFEAVAENPLNFYHVNVEIDDINDHTPKFTQTAFELQISESAQPGTRFILEGAEDADIGSNSLQNYKLTPSPGFSLITKEKKDGSKYPELVLEKPLDREQQSHHRLVLNALDGGDPTLSGTTELQIRVTDANDNPPVFSQDVYRVSLRENLPPGTPVLQVSATDQDEGVNSEITYSFHRAGQVFDLNSNSGEITTLKTLDFEEIKEYSIVVEGRDGGGLVAQCTVEINIQDENDNSPEITVHSLLEMILENTVLGTLTALIKIHDQDSGENGEVDCWLEGVVPFKVMSSSRNSYKLVTDGALDREQTPEYNVTIRATDRGKPPLSSRTSVTLHIADINDNTPVFHQAAYVVHVAENNPPGASIAQVSASDPDLGPNGHISYSILASDLEPRALSSYVSVNAQSGVVFAQRAFDHEQLRAFELTLQARDQGSPALSANVSLRVLVDDRNDNAPRVLYPALVPDGSALFDTVPRAAQPGYLVTKVVAVDADSGHNAWLSYHVLQASEPGLFSLGLRTGEVRTVRALGDRDAARQRLLVAVRDGGQPSLSATATLHLVFADNLQEALPDLSDRPAPHDPQAELQFYLVLALALISVLFFLAVILAIAMRLRSSSNCAPWNCFQPGFCSKSGPVVLPNYSEGTLPYSYNLYVAQTGRTEFNFLKCNEQLNSGQDIVCGDPSGALFPPCSSSEWTSHPEILTPLPEEET, encoded by the exons ATGGGGAGCGGCGCTGGGGAGTGGGGCTGGGTTGAGAGGCGGCGAGTGCTCTTTCCCTTCCTGCTGTCTTTGTTCTGCCTGGCGCTCTCCGAGCAGATCCGCTACAGGATTCCCGAGGAAATGCCCAAGGGCTCGGTGGTGGGGAACCTGGCCAAGGACCTAGGGCTCAGCGTCCACGAGTTACCGACTCGAAAACTGCGGGTCAGTTCGGAGAAGCCTTACTTCACTGTGAGCACAGAGAGTGGAGAGTTACTTGTGAGCAGCAGGCTAGACAGGGAGCAGATATGCGGGAAGAAGCCAGCGTGTGTTCTGGAATTTGAGGCTGTTGCTGAAAATCCGCTGAACTTTTATCACGTGAATGTAGAGATCGATGATATCAATGACCACACGCCAAAATTCACGCAAACTGCCTTCGAACTTCAAATAAGTGAGTCTGCACAGCCAGGTACGCGGTTTATATTAGAGGGAGCAGAAGATGCGGATATTGGCTCGAACTCTCTACAAAACTATAAACTCACTCCTAGTCCTGGTTTCTCACTGAtaactaaggaaaaaaaagatggcaGTAAATACCCTGAACTGGTGTTGGAGAAACCTTTAGACCGGGAACAGCAGAGTCACCATCGCTTAGTCCTGAATGCCTTGGACGGCGGGGATCCAACCCTAAGCGGCACCACTGAGCTCCAGATCCGGGTTACTGATGCCAATGATAACCCCCCTGTATTCAGCCAGGACGTGTACAGGGTCAGCCTTCGGGAAAACTTGCCCCCTGGCACCCCTGTGCTCCAGGTGTCAGCCACCGACCAGGACGAGGGCGTCAACTCAGAAATCACTTATTCCTTCCACAGAGCTGGCCAAGTCTTTGATCTCAATTCAAACAGCGGGGAAATTACAACTCTAAAGACGTTGGATTtcgaagaaatcaaagaatattCTATAGTGGTGGAAGGGAGGGACGGTGGAGGACTCGTCGCACAATGTACGGTTGAAATTAATATTCAAGATGAAAATGACAACAGCCCAGAAATTACAGTTCATTCTCTACTCGAAATGATTCTGGAAAACACAGtgctgggaacactgactgcttTGATCAAAATACATGACCAAGATTCTGGGGAAAATGGGGAGGTTGATTGTTGGTTAGAAGGTGTAGTCCCTTTTAAGGTAATGTCTTCGTCCAGAAATTCATACAAGTTGGTGACAGACGGAGCCCTGGACCGAGAGCAAACACCAGAGTACAATGTCACAATCAGAGCCACTGACAGAGGCAAGCCGCCACTCTCCTCCAGAACAAGCGTCACTCTGCACATCGCTGACATCAACGACAACACGCCAGTTTTCCACCAGGCCGCCTATGTGGTCCACGTGGCCGAAAACAACCCTCCCGGTGCTTCCATTGCTCAAGTCAGCGCTTCCGACCCGGACTTGGGGCCCAACGGACATATATCCTACTCTATCTTGGCCAGCGACCTGGAACCGCGGGCACTGTCTTCTTACGTGTCTGTGAACGCGCAAAGCGGGGTGGTGTTCGCGCAGCGCGCCTTCGACCACGAGCAGCTGCGCGCCTTTGAGCTGACGCTGCAGGCGCGTGACCAGGGCTCGCCCGCCCTCAGCGCCAACGTTAGCCTCCGCGTGCTGGTGGACGACCGCAATGACAACGCGCCCAGGGTGCTGTATCCAGCGCTGGTGCCCGACGGCTCAGCGCTCTTCGACACAGTCCCACGCGCCGCGCAGCCGGGCTACCTTGTCACCAAGGTGGTGGCGGTGGACGCAGACTCTGGGCACAACGCCTGGCTGTCCTACCACGTGCTACAGGCCAGCGAGCCCGGACTCTTCAGCCTGGGGCTGCGCACGGGCGAGGTACGGACAGTGCGTGCCTTGGGCGACAGGGACGCGGCCCGCCAGCGCCTGCTGGTCGCCGTGCGCGACGGAGGGCAACCGTCCCTCTCTGCCACAGCCACGCTGCACCTGGTCTTCGCAGACAACCTGCAGGAGGCGCTGCCAGACCTCAGCGACCGCCCGGCGCCCCATGACCCCCAAGCTGAGCTGCAGTTTTACCTGGTCTTGGCTTTGGCCTTGATCTCCGTGCTCTTCTTCCTCGCGGTGATTCTGGCCATTGCCATGCGCCTGCGAAGCTCCTCCAACTGCGCCCCCTGGAACTGCTTTCAGCCTGGCTTCTGCTCCAAGTCTGGACCCGTAGTTCTCCCCAACTACAGTGAGGGGACTTTGCCTTATTCTTACAATCTGTACGTTGCACAGACAGGAAGGACGGAATTTAATTTCCTGAAATGTAATGAGCAATTGAATTCAGGACAAGACATAGTCTGCGGTGATCCTTCAGGGGCCTTATTTCCACCGTGTAGTTCAAGTGAGTGGACTTCTCATCCTGAGATTCTAACGCCG ttgccagaagaagaaacttga
- the LOC100656652 gene encoding protocadherin gamma-A9 isoform X17, whose product MAAPKSRQQNRRLVLLGFFLGTLWESTASQIRYSMPEETEKGYAVANISKDLGLELRELSERRVRIVSRGKTQLFALNPKSGSLITAGRVDREELCAQSAPCLVNFKVLIEDRVQLYGIEIEVTDINDNAPKFQDENLEVKINEIAPPGTRYPLPEALDADLGVNSLQSYQLSPDPHFSLGLQTGDDGTINPELVLERSLDREEEAAHHLVLTASDGGDPRRSSTVRILVTVLDTNDNAPVFAQPVYRVKLPENMPRGTRLLTVRAADPDEGANGKVAYKFWKINEKQSPLFQLNENTGEIATAKSLDYEECAFYEMEIQAEDGGGLKGRTKVLISVEDVNDNRPEVTITSLFSPVREDALPGTVMVLFNAHDRDSGKNGQVVCSIQENLPFKLENSIDDYYRLLTAQILDREKVSEYNITVTATDRGTPPLSTETDITLHVADINDNPPAFSRASYSVYLPENNPRGTSIFSVTAHDPDREENARVIYALTEDTIQGAPLTSYVSINSDTGVLYALRSFDYEQFRDLQMRVTASDSGNPPLSSNISLSLFVLDQNDNIPEILYPTLPTDGSTGVELAPRSAEPGYLVTKVVAVDRDSGQNAWLSYRLLKASEPGLFTVGVHTGEVRTARALQDRDAVKQSLVVAVQDHGQPPLSATVTLTVAVADSIPDVLADLSSLEVPADPEASGLTLYLVVAVAVVSCVFLAFVIVVLAFRLRRWHMSHLLQTSGSVLPSLPASHFVGVDGVRAFLQTYSHEVSLTADSRKSHLIFPQPNYADTLISQESCEKSEPLCVSDESKIPIEDTPLVPHHRRAINTFWR is encoded by the exons ATGGCCGCTCCAAAGAGTCGCCAGCAAAACAGAAGATTAGTCCTGCTGGGCTTTTTCCTGGGGACGCTGTGGGAGTCCACAGCCAGTCAGATCCGATATTCAATGcctgaagagacagaaaaaggCTATGCTGTGGCCAACATCTCCAAGGACCTGGGGTTGGAACTCCGGGAGCTGTCAGAGCGCAGAGTCCGCATCGTCTCCAGAGGTAAGACCCAGCTCTTTGCTCTGAATCCCAAAAGCGGCAGCTTGATCACTGCGGGCAGGGTAGATCGGGAGGAGCTCTGCGCTCAGAGCGCACCATGTTTAGTTAACTTTAAAGTCCTGATtgaagacagagtacaactttaTGGAATTGAAATAGAAGTAACTGATATCAATGACAACGCCCCAAAATTCCAGGATGAAAATCTGGAAGTCAAAATTAACGAAATCGCTCCGCCTGGAACGCGTTATCCACTCCCAGAAGCCTTAGATGCGGACCTGGGCGTCAACTCCCTCCAGAGCTACCAGCTCAGCCCCGATCCCCACTTCTCCCTGGGCTTGCAAACTGGAGACGATGGAACTATAAACCCAGAGCTGGTGCTGGAGCGCTCTCTGGACCGCGAGGAAGAGGCTGCTCACCACCTGGTCCTCACCGCCTCCGATGGCGGCGACCCTCGTCGCTCCAGCACGGTGCGCATCCTTGTGACAGTGCTGGATACAAACGACAATGCCCCAGTTTTTGCTCAACCGGTTTACCGAGTGAAACTTCCAGAGAACATGCCCCGGGGTAcccggctgctaactgtaagagCTGCGGACCCAGATGAGGGAGCCAATGGAAAAGTGGCATATAAATTCTGgaaaattaatgaaaaacaaTCTCCATTATTCCAACTTAATGAAAATACTGGGGAAATAGCAACAGCAAAAAGTCTAGATTATGAAGAATGTGCTTTTTATGAAATGGAAATACAAGCTGAAGATGGTGGGGGATTAAAGGGTCGGACCAAAGTGCTCATTTCTGTGGAGGATGTAAATGACAATAGGCCAGAAGTGACCATTACATCTCTGTTTAGCCCAGTGAGGGAAGACGCTCTTCCGGGAACCGTAATGGTTCTTTTTAATGCTCATGACAGAGACTCTGGAAAGAATGGTCAAGTTGTCTGTTCTATCCAGGAGAACCTACCATTTAAATTAGAAAATTCAATTGATGATTATTATCGATTGTTGACAGCCCAAATTCTTGACAGAGAAAAAGTCTCCGAGTATAACATCACAGTGACAGCGACCGACAGAGGAACCCCGCCCCTGTCCACAGAAACTGACATCACCTTGCATGTTGCTGACATCAACGACAATCCACCTGCCTTCTCTCGTGCTTCCTACTCAGTCTACCTCCCGGAAAATAATCCCAGAGGCACCTCTATCTTCTCTGTGACTGCTCATGACCCAGATAGGGAGGAGAACGCCAGGGTTATTTACGCCCTGACAGAGGACACCATCCAGGGGGCACCACTGACCTCCTACGTCTCCATCAACTCTGACACAGGTGTCCTGTATGCACTCCGATCTTTCGACTATGAGCAGTTCCGAGACCTACAGATGCGTGTCACCGCAAGTGATAGTGGGAATCCGCCACTCAGCAGCAATATATCGCTGAGCCTGTTTGTGCTGGACCAAAACGACAACATACCGGAGATCCTGTACCCCACCCTCCCCACTGATGGTTCCACCGGCGTGGAGCTGGCGCCGCGCTCGGCAGAGCCTGGCTACTTGGTGACCAAGGTGGTGGCGGTGGACAGAGACTCGGGTCAGAACGCCTGGCTGTCCTACCGCCTGCTCAAGGCCAGTGAGCCAGGACTCTTCACGGTGGGGGTGCACACCGGCGAGGTGCGCACTGCGCgggccctgcaggacagagacGCGGTCAAGCAGAGCCTGGTGGTGGCCGTCCAGGACCACGGCCAGCCTCCTCTCTCGGCCACTGTCACGCTCACCGTGGCCGTGGCGGACAGCATCCCTGATGTCCTGGCCGACCTGAGCAGCCTCGAGGTCCCTGCGGACCCAGAAGCTTCCGGGCTGACGCTTTACCTTGTAGTGGCTGTGGCAGTGGTCTCCTGCGTCTTCCTTGCCTTTGTCATTGTGGTGCTGGCTTTCAGGCTGCGGCGCTGGCACATGTCGCACCTACTGCAGACTTCTGGCAGCGTGTTGCCAAGCCTGCCAGCCTCGCACTTTGTGGGCGTGGACGGGGTACGGGCCTTCCTGCAGACCTATTCCCACGAGGTCTCGCTCACCGCGGACTCGCGGAAGAGCCACCTGATCTTCCCCCAGCCCAACTACGCAGACACACTTATTAGCCAGGAGAGCTGTGAGAAAAGCGAGCCTTTGTGTGTTTCAGATGAGTCCAAGATTCCTATCGAAGACACGCCTTTGGTTCCA CATCATCGAAGAGCAATAAATACATTCTGGAGATAA